The following are encoded in a window of Flavobacterium psychrotrophum genomic DNA:
- a CDS encoding DedA family protein, with protein MEKGFDWMQLINPEFYINLHLGSVPIGIYVVLFIVFAETGLFAGFFLPGDSLLFLAGIYSESLMLTLADLGNEHINVAALAALVAVSGIVGNTFGYWFGSKSGTYLYSRKDSFLFKKKYLIQSQEFFEKHGGRAIIFARFLPIIRTFAPIIAGVVKMDKKKFMLYNMISSVLWAFALIFAGHYLSSLFLKSFGIDLKKHIEIIIIGIVLITTVPLILNAIKGNKVTEEEALEELKDGNDDNETKIFPN; from the coding sequence ATGGAAAAAGGTTTCGACTGGATGCAGTTAATAAACCCGGAGTTTTATATCAACCTACATTTAGGCAGTGTGCCTATAGGCATTTATGTAGTGTTGTTTATTGTTTTTGCAGAGACAGGCCTTTTTGCCGGTTTCTTTTTGCCGGGTGACAGCCTTTTGTTCCTGGCCGGTATTTACAGCGAATCGCTTATGCTTACCCTTGCAGACCTGGGTAACGAACATATTAATGTGGCCGCACTTGCTGCCCTTGTAGCAGTTTCGGGTATTGTAGGTAATACCTTTGGTTACTGGTTTGGTTCTAAGAGTGGCACCTACCTTTACAGCAGGAAAGACAGCTTTTTATTCAAAAAGAAATACCTTATACAGTCTCAGGAGTTTTTTGAAAAGCACGGTGGCAGGGCGATAATCTTTGCAAGGTTTTTACCCATAATCCGTACGTTTGCTCCCATTATTGCCGGTGTGGTAAAAATGGACAAGAAAAAATTCATGCTCTATAACATGATCAGTTCTGTCCTTTGGGCGTTTGCGCTGATATTTGCAGGGCATTATCTTTCGTCGTTGTTCCTTAAATCATTTGGCATCGACCTTAAAAAACACATCGAAATCATCATCATTGGTATCGTGCTTATTACTACCGTGCCGCTTATACTTAATGCTATTAAAGGCAACAAGGTAACCGAAGAGGAAGCTCTTGAAGAGCTTAAAGATGGTAATGATGATAACGAAACCAAAATTTTTCCTAACTAA
- the accC gene encoding acetyl-CoA carboxylase biotin carboxylase subunit, which produces MFKKVLIANRGEIALRVIRTCREMGIKTVAVYSTADAESLHVKFADEAVCIGPPPSNLSYLKISNIIAAAEITNADAIHPGYGFLSENARFSKICKEHGIKFIGASPEMIDKMGDKATAKATMKEAGVPCVPGSDGLLESYEHTEKLAAEFGYPVMLKATAGGGGKGMRAVWKQEELRKAWDSAKQEAAASFGNDGMYMEKLIEEPRHIEIQIVGDSFGKACHLSERDCSVQRRHQKLTEETPSPFMTDELRNKMGEAAIKAAEYIKYEGAGTVEFLVDKHRNFYFMEMNTRIQVEHPITEQVIDYDLIREQILVAAGVPISGKNYLPQMHSIECRINAEDPYNDFRPSPGKITTLHMPGGHGVRLDTHVYSGYTIPPNYDSMIAKLITTAQTREEAISKMKRALDEFIIEGIKTTIPFHRQLMDEPDYVAGNYTTKFMESFKMKERIVE; this is translated from the coding sequence ATGTTTAAAAAAGTATTAATAGCCAACAGGGGAGAGATAGCGCTACGTGTTATTCGTACCTGTAGGGAGATGGGCATAAAAACTGTTGCAGTATATTCTACAGCCGATGCTGAGAGCCTGCACGTAAAGTTTGCCGATGAAGCCGTGTGTATAGGCCCACCGCCAAGCAACCTGTCTTACCTTAAGATTTCAAATATTATTGCTGCAGCAGAAATTACTAATGCAGATGCCATACACCCGGGATACGGTTTTCTTAGCGAAAATGCACGTTTTTCTAAAATATGCAAGGAGCATGGAATCAAGTTTATTGGTGCATCTCCTGAGATGATCGATAAAATGGGTGATAAGGCTACGGCAAAAGCTACCATGAAAGAGGCTGGTGTACCATGTGTACCGGGTTCTGACGGGCTTCTTGAATCATACGAACATACTGAAAAGCTTGCTGCCGAATTTGGCTATCCTGTAATGCTAAAAGCTACTGCAGGTGGTGGAGGTAAAGGGATGCGTGCCGTGTGGAAGCAGGAAGAGCTTCGTAAAGCATGGGATAGTGCTAAGCAGGAAGCTGCTGCATCTTTTGGTAATGATGGTATGTATATGGAGAAGCTTATAGAAGAGCCGCGCCACATTGAAATACAAATTGTAGGCGACTCTTTTGGAAAAGCGTGTCACCTTAGTGAAAGGGACTGCTCTGTACAGCGTCGTCACCAAAAGCTAACGGAAGAAACACCATCGCCGTTTATGACGGATGAGCTTCGTAATAAAATGGGTGAGGCTGCTATTAAAGCTGCTGAATATATTAAATATGAAGGTGCCGGTACAGTAGAATTTCTTGTAGATAAGCACAGGAATTTCTATTTTATGGAAATGAATACGCGTATACAGGTAGAGCATCCTATAACTGAACAGGTTATAGATTATGACCTTATTCGTGAGCAGATACTTGTAGCAGCAGGTGTGCCTATTTCGGGTAAAAACTACCTGCCGCAAATGCACTCTATTGAGTGCCGTATCAATGCAGAAGACCCGTATAATGATTTCCGTCCGTCTCCGGGCAAGATCACTACCCTGCATATGCCGGGTGGACACGGTGTAAGGCTGGATACGCATGTTTACAGTGGCTATACTATTCCGCCAAATTATGACTCTATGATCGCTAAGCTTATTACTACTGCCCAAACGAGGGAAGAGGCTATAAGCAAAATGAAGCGTGCCTTAGATGAGTTTATAATAGAAGGTATTAAAACCACTATACCATTCCACCGCCAGCTTATGGATGAACCGGATTATGTTGCCGGTAATTACACCACTAAGTTTATGGAATCGTTTAAGATGAAAGAACGCATAGTAGAATAA
- a CDS encoding S9 family peptidase, translated as MKKILLLTLSIMGLSAAAQQTMTPEMLWSLGRVSAVGISKDGKSVIYKVSIPQVGENKSDAKFYSIPVNGGTATPLEKTDGLVADRNLSADGKWLLESKEIKVEKVNGSDYYPELQKSTVQIYDGLDYRHWDTWNNGTHNHVGYHPVDKKDNWTDVMPNEPFDSPQKPFGGDEDYIWSPDGKSIVYVSKKLSGTAYALSTDTNLYEYNIESKKTVNLTPDNAGYDMNPSYSPQGYLTWTRMKEAGNESDKNDIIVRFNGIDMNLTANWDGTVDAFTWSADGKKVYFLAPVDGTKQLFEVNFPGRTKIAITVQQLTDGVFDINHITGFSGDNVIVERTDMNHASEIYSYSLKKKTWKQLTHVNDAVYSKLALSKTERRYVTTTDGKKMLVWVVLPPNFDAKKKYPTLLYCQGGPQSALSQFYSFRWNFQLMAAQGYIVVAPNRRGMPGHGVEWNAAISKDWGGQVMNDYLSAIDDVSKEAYVDKARLGAVGASYGGYSVFYLAGIHNNRFKSFIAHDGVFNLQSMYGTTEEMFFTHHENGGAYWEKDNADAQKAYSQFNPINFVDKWNTPILIIQGGVDFRVPVGQGQEAFQAAQLRGIKSRFLYFPDENHWVLKPQNAMIWQREFFKWLKETL; from the coding sequence ATGAAAAAAATTCTCCTGTTAACACTTAGCATCATGGGATTATCTGCTGCGGCACAACAAACAATGACACCAGAAATGCTGTGGAGCCTGGGGCGTGTAAGCGCGGTGGGCATCTCTAAAGACGGAAAGTCAGTAATCTATAAGGTATCTATCCCACAGGTAGGCGAAAATAAATCGGATGCTAAATTTTACAGCATCCCGGTTAACGGCGGCACTGCTACCCCACTCGAAAAAACCGACGGCCTTGTGGCCGACCGTAACCTTTCTGCCGACGGCAAATGGCTGCTGGAAAGCAAAGAGATAAAAGTAGAAAAAGTAAACGGAAGCGATTACTATCCTGAATTGCAGAAAAGTACTGTACAAATTTATGACGGACTTGATTACCGCCACTGGGACACCTGGAACAACGGTACACACAACCATGTAGGCTACCACCCTGTTGACAAGAAAGACAACTGGACAGACGTTATGCCAAATGAACCTTTCGATTCACCGCAAAAACCTTTTGGCGGCGATGAAGATTACATTTGGTCACCAGACGGAAAAAGTATCGTATATGTAAGCAAAAAATTATCGGGTACAGCTTATGCGCTTAGCACAGATACAAACCTGTATGAATACAACATTGAGTCAAAAAAAACGGTAAACCTTACACCGGATAATGCGGGGTATGATATGAATCCTTCTTATTCGCCACAGGGCTACCTTACCTGGACCCGCATGAAAGAAGCCGGCAACGAGTCTGATAAAAACGACATCATCGTGCGCTTTAACGGCATCGACATGAACCTTACCGCAAACTGGGATGGTACTGTAGATGCTTTTACGTGGAGTGCAGATGGTAAAAAGGTATACTTCCTGGCTCCGGTAGATGGCACTAAGCAATTGTTTGAGGTTAACTTTCCAGGCAGGACAAAAATTGCCATTACCGTACAACAGCTTACCGATGGTGTTTTTGACATCAACCACATTACAGGTTTTTCAGGAGATAATGTAATTGTAGAGCGTACCGACATGAACCATGCCAGCGAAATTTACAGCTACAGCCTTAAAAAGAAAACCTGGAAACAACTTACACACGTAAACGATGCTGTTTACAGCAAGCTTGCATTAAGCAAAACAGAAAGGCGTTATGTAACCACTACAGATGGCAAAAAGATGCTGGTTTGGGTAGTATTGCCCCCTAATTTTGACGCTAAGAAAAAATACCCAACCCTACTATATTGCCAGGGCGGGCCACAAAGCGCACTAAGCCAGTTTTACAGCTTCCGCTGGAATTTTCAGCTTATGGCAGCACAAGGTTATATAGTGGTGGCACCTAACCGCAGGGGTATGCCGGGCCACGGTGTAGAATGGAATGCAGCCATTAGCAAAGACTGGGGCGGCCAGGTAATGAATGATTACCTGAGCGCTATTGATGATGTTAGTAAAGAAGCGTATGTAGACAAAGCCCGACTGGGTGCCGTGGGCGCCAGCTACGGCGGATACTCTGTATTCTATCTTGCAGGTATACACAACAACAGGTTTAAATCTTTCATCGCACACGACGGGGTATTTAACCTGCAAAGCATGTATGGCACTACCGAGGAGATGTTTTTTACGCACCACGAAAATGGTGGCGCGTATTGGGAAAAAGACAATGCCGATGCACAAAAAGCATACAGCCAGTTTAACCCAATAAACTTTGTTGACAAATGGAACACCCCTATACTTATAATACAAGGTGGTGTAGACTTCCGCGTGCCTGTTGGGCAGGGCCAGGAAGCCTTTCAGGCAGCACAGCTAAGGGGTATAAAAAGTCGTTTTCTTTACTTTCCCGATGAAAACCACTGGGTGCTAAAACCGCAAAATGCCATGATATGGCAGCGTGAATTCTTTAAATGGCTAAAGGAAACTTTATAG
- a CDS encoding NAD(P)/FAD-dependent oxidoreductase → MNLSWWEIDSWFSNVDYTIVGSGIVGLHTALRLRERFPDSKILILERGALPQGASTKNAGFACFGSLSEIIDDLSNYTEVEVTGLIQKRWQGLQLLRNRLGDATIDFKPYGGYEIFPESDTEGYEQCLRRMPFVNDVLRPMFKADVFTKETDRFNFKGTKEYLIFNPFEGQIDTGRMMQALLKQAHEKNILILNSQTVTAWHEKPDGVEVALGDFSFRTKKLLFATNAFAGQITNGAVKPARAQVLITEPIPNLDIRGTFHIDRGYYYFRNIGNRILFGGARNLDFEGETTTHFGTTDIIQNRLEQLLRETILPETEVKIAHRWSGIMGMGSQKNPIVQQLSEHTYCGVRLGGMGIAIGSIIGMELADLV, encoded by the coding sequence ATGAACCTTAGCTGGTGGGAAATAGATTCCTGGTTCAGCAATGTAGACTATACCATTGTGGGTAGTGGCATTGTAGGCCTGCACACGGCATTGCGCCTGCGCGAGCGTTTTCCTGACAGCAAGATACTTATACTAGAACGTGGCGCTTTGCCACAGGGAGCCAGCACCAAAAATGCTGGCTTTGCCTGTTTTGGGAGCCTTAGCGAAATTATAGACGACCTTAGCAATTATACTGAAGTAGAAGTAACCGGATTGATACAAAAGCGCTGGCAGGGGTTGCAATTACTGCGCAACCGTCTGGGTGATGCCACGATCGACTTTAAGCCCTACGGTGGTTACGAGATTTTCCCGGAAAGCGATACCGAAGGTTATGAACAGTGCCTGCGCCGTATGCCGTTTGTAAACGATGTGCTGCGCCCGATGTTTAAAGCTGATGTGTTTACTAAGGAAACGGATCGTTTTAATTTTAAAGGCACGAAAGAATATTTAATATTCAATCCGTTTGAGGGGCAGATCGATACCGGGCGTATGATGCAGGCGCTTTTAAAACAAGCCCATGAAAAAAATATCCTGATACTAAACAGCCAGACAGTAACAGCATGGCATGAAAAACCAGATGGGGTAGAGGTTGCTTTAGGTGATTTTTCTTTCCGGACTAAAAAGCTATTGTTTGCGACCAATGCTTTTGCCGGCCAGATTACTAACGGCGCGGTAAAACCCGCCCGTGCGCAGGTGCTGATTACAGAGCCGATACCTAACCTCGACATCCGCGGAACGTTTCATATTGACAGGGGATATTATTACTTCCGTAATATTGGCAACCGTATATTGTTTGGCGGTGCGCGCAACCTCGACTTTGAGGGTGAGACCACAACACATTTTGGTACGACCGATATAATCCAGAACCGGTTGGAACAACTGCTGCGCGAAACCATATTACCGGAAACCGAAGTGAAGATTGCCCACCGTTGGAGTGGTATTATGGGAATGGGCAGCCAAAAGAATCCAATCGTTCAGCAACTATCAGAGCACACTTATTGTGGTGTACGGCTTGGCGGTATGGGTATTGCGATAGGTAGTATTATCGGGATGGAGTTGGCGGATTTGGTGTGA
- a CDS encoding glycine-rich domain-containing protein gives MNNELWQKVLDFEFDDSGDYTFTIRLAKENCWTHYFTRQALSEYKKFMYLAATTGSMVSPSEIVDIVWHQHLIFTQSYTAFCNLLEKQIQHIPSTHNSLDFEKFRIAKEHTTKQYNAVFGEQPKAIWHNHTMLQSLKLPQSSKSIQSLFIYAILTTAALLMPAYMLLRPIYVHISSPVFIISIAITALTVFFSLKHYFNNRYLQRLINDAEKDSFIHSLHPFEVIYLKTGNINAVINGSLGELMYEDVAEIDQEGAFSIPEKRQVNEPYMRQAMHKLDEYNRISHAGILEELQQKPIFGNIEHSMEVVNNHVLGSEKFRKLLLINMVLFAIPLLFIYVRIFTGLMRHKPVDFIVMIGLFFTIATVMHFKLMLQNPLGNVIAGYYLNHVLSKEQIRRDLQWSYVAEGPALLNAALLTIAYPRYDPNTGSAGDGGSGGCSSGGSCGSGGCGGGCGGCGGGD, from the coding sequence ATGAATAACGAACTTTGGCAAAAAGTACTTGATTTTGAATTTGATGATTCCGGTGATTACACCTTTACCATCCGCCTTGCAAAAGAAAACTGCTGGACTCACTACTTTACCCGGCAGGCTTTATCGGAATATAAAAAGTTTATGTACTTAGCCGCCACAACGGGCAGTATGGTTTCGCCATCAGAAATTGTAGATATTGTATGGCACCAGCACCTTATTTTTACACAATCCTACACAGCCTTTTGCAACCTGCTGGAAAAACAGATACAACACATACCTTCTACTCACAACAGCCTGGATTTTGAAAAATTCAGAATAGCAAAAGAACACACCACAAAGCAATATAATGCCGTATTTGGCGAGCAGCCTAAGGCAATATGGCATAACCACACCATGCTGCAATCATTAAAGCTGCCGCAATCATCTAAAAGCATACAGAGCCTTTTTATATATGCAATACTTACAACCGCAGCGCTGCTCATGCCTGCTTATATGCTTTTAAGGCCAATATACGTACATATAAGCAGCCCCGTATTTATTATTAGTATAGCCATTACAGCACTAACGGTTTTCTTCTCATTAAAGCATTACTTTAACAACCGTTACCTGCAAAGATTGATTAATGACGCAGAAAAGGACTCGTTTATACACAGCCTACACCCCTTTGAGGTAATTTACCTGAAAACGGGCAATATTAACGCAGTTATAAATGGCAGCCTTGGCGAACTGATGTACGAAGATGTCGCCGAAATAGACCAAGAAGGTGCATTTTCTATACCTGAGAAAAGACAGGTAAATGAACCGTATATGCGGCAGGCAATGCATAAACTTGATGAGTACAACCGCATATCGCATGCCGGCATATTAGAAGAGCTTCAGCAAAAACCTATATTCGGCAATATAGAGCACAGCATGGAAGTAGTGAACAATCATGTTCTTGGGTCTGAAAAATTCCGAAAGCTTTTGCTTATAAACATGGTGCTTTTTGCTATTCCGTTACTTTTCATCTACGTGCGCATTTTTACAGGTTTAATGCGCCACAAGCCCGTAGATTTTATTGTTATGATCGGCTTGTTTTTTACCATTGCAACCGTAATGCATTTTAAACTGATGCTACAAAATCCGTTGGGTAATGTTATAGCGGGCTACTATCTTAACCATGTACTGTCTAAAGAGCAAATAAGGCGCGACTTGCAGTGGAGCTATGTGGCTGAAGGACCTGCCTTGTTAAATGCTGCCCTGCTTACAATAGCATACCCCAGGTATGATCCTAACACGGGGAGTGCCGGCGATGGTGGTTCGGGTGGTTGTTCTTCCGGTGGTTCCTGCGGAAGCGGAGGTTGTGGTGGAGGCTGCGGAGGTTGTGGCGGAGGCGATTAG
- a CDS encoding FMN-binding glutamate synthase family protein: MRKIFLLFCITSLSIIALLSYINIKSVLLLLIFLPLILMGLYDMYQSKKTIRRNFPLLGRLRYVLESIGPEIRQYFIETDLEGKPFNRLQRSLVYQRSKKETDTTPFGTQLNVYDEGYEWINHSIRAIPFEQVNPEPRVRIGSSQCTQPYEASLFNISAMSYGSLSKNAIIALNRGAKQGSFYHNTGEGGLSPYHLENGGDIVWNIGTGYFSCRDADGNFSYEEYAKRAVLDKVKMVEIKFSQGAKPGHGGILPKEKVTDEIAAIRIVGKGKDIVSPPGHSAFTTPLELMNFIQVLRKGSGGKPIGMKICIGNKSEFIAICKAMVQTKTYFDFITVDGGEGGTGAAPQEYSDHVGMPLRDAVAFVYDCLTGFDLKKEIKIICSGKVVTGFDIIRSLSIGADLCNSARGMMFALGCIQALECHNNTCPTGVATQDPMLVKGLVPEEKSIRVARFQHETVKSAVDLMASAGIKHPDDVSRDVVSMRTDRTTIKTYAQTYPEPVAGSMLEGHSVPTEMFYFWKKASAERF; the protein is encoded by the coding sequence ATGAGAAAAATATTCCTGCTTTTTTGCATCACATCTTTATCAATAATTGCACTACTCTCTTATATCAATATTAAGTCGGTACTATTGCTTCTCATATTCCTGCCACTCATACTTATGGGATTGTATGATATGTACCAGTCTAAAAAAACCATACGCCGTAATTTTCCTTTGCTTGGGCGTTTGCGCTATGTACTGGAATCTATAGGGCCTGAGATACGCCAATATTTTATAGAAACAGATCTTGAAGGCAAACCTTTTAACCGCCTTCAGCGCAGCCTGGTGTACCAGCGCAGTAAAAAAGAAACAGACACCACACCCTTTGGCACCCAGCTAAACGTATACGATGAAGGCTATGAGTGGATAAACCACAGCATACGCGCTATTCCTTTTGAGCAGGTAAACCCAGAGCCACGTGTACGCATAGGCTCATCACAGTGCACACAGCCCTACGAGGCAAGCCTTTTTAACATTAGTGCCATGAGTTACGGATCGTTAAGCAAGAATGCCATTATAGCGCTTAACAGAGGTGCAAAACAAGGCAGCTTTTACCACAACACCGGCGAAGGGGGCTTATCTCCTTACCATTTAGAAAACGGTGGCGACATTGTGTGGAACATAGGTACAGGTTATTTTAGCTGCCGCGATGCCGATGGTAATTTCAGCTACGAAGAATATGCTAAAAGAGCCGTGCTGGACAAAGTAAAAATGGTTGAAATAAAATTTAGCCAGGGCGCAAAACCAGGGCATGGTGGTATACTACCAAAAGAAAAGGTAACCGATGAAATTGCAGCGATACGTATTGTAGGCAAAGGAAAAGACATTGTTTCACCTCCCGGGCATTCTGCTTTTACCACACCACTGGAACTAATGAACTTTATACAAGTATTGCGAAAAGGATCTGGCGGTAAGCCCATAGGCATGAAGATATGTATAGGCAACAAATCTGAGTTTATAGCCATTTGTAAAGCAATGGTACAAACCAAAACCTATTTTGACTTTATTACAGTAGATGGTGGCGAGGGCGGTACAGGTGCGGCTCCACAAGAATATAGCGATCACGTAGGTATGCCGCTACGCGATGCTGTAGCATTTGTATATGATTGCCTTACCGGGTTTGACCTAAAAAAAGAGATAAAAATTATTTGCAGCGGCAAGGTAGTTACCGGCTTTGACATTATACGTTCGCTATCTATAGGAGCCGATTTATGTAATTCTGCCCGCGGGATGATGTTTGCACTGGGTTGCATACAAGCACTGGAATGCCACAACAATACCTGCCCTACAGGTGTAGCTACTCAAGACCCCATGCTGGTTAAAGGTTTAGTACCTGAAGAAAAGAGCATACGTGTAGCACGTTTTCAGCACGAAACAGTAAAAAGCGCCGTAGACCTTATGGCTTCTGCAGGTATAAAACACCCGGATGATGTAAGCCGCGATGTAGTAAGTATGCGCACTGACCGAACTACCATTAAAACCTATGCACAAACATATCCTGAACCTGTAGCAGGATCTATGCTGGAAGGCCACAGCGTTCCTACAGAAATGTTTTATTTCTGGAAGAAAGCCAGCGCTGAGAGGTTTTAA
- a CDS encoding dicarboxylate/amino acid:cation symporter, with product MKSNNKLFIAIIIGLVLGVVAGAVVFYQTPEDAPAFAKNIKLLGTLFIRMVQMIIAPLVFSTLVVGIAKMGDIKMVGRVGGKAIGWFLTASLVSLLLGMTLVNWLEPGKTTQIDIRSLEPAGDLVAGTQSFSLENFVVHIVPKSLFEAFATNEILQIVVFSIMFGIALSSVGEIGKPVIKVLDIIAHVVLKMVTYIMWVAPVGVFGAVAGAVALHGLDIWKLYAGYLGAFALGIVLLWVVLLTVGYLILGKRLFVLLKRLASPLLIAFSTTSSEAVFPKLTEELERFGCDPKIVSFTLPLGYSFNLDGSMMYMTFASLFIAQVYGIDMPLEKQLLMLIVLMLTSKGVAGVPRASLIVVVATCAMFDIPAAGIALILPIDHFCDMARSMTNVLGNALATSAIDKWENKN from the coding sequence TTGAAAAGCAACAACAAATTATTTATCGCCATAATAATAGGCCTTGTGCTGGGTGTGGTTGCAGGGGCAGTTGTTTTTTACCAAACCCCCGAAGATGCACCTGCTTTTGCAAAAAACATAAAACTGCTGGGTACACTATTTATCCGTATGGTGCAAATGATCATTGCGCCGCTGGTATTTAGTACACTCGTGGTGGGCATTGCAAAAATGGGCGATATTAAAATGGTAGGCCGTGTAGGGGGTAAAGCCATAGGCTGGTTCCTTACAGCATCGCTGGTTTCGCTGTTGCTGGGCATGACGCTGGTAAACTGGCTGGAGCCGGGAAAGACCACACAAATTGACATTCGCTCTTTAGAGCCTGCAGGCGACCTTGTTGCGGGTACGCAGTCTTTTTCTCTCGAAAATTTTGTAGTTCATATTGTACCAAAAAGCCTTTTTGAAGCGTTTGCTACTAACGAGATATTACAAATTGTAGTATTCTCTATTATGTTTGGCATCGCGCTGTCATCAGTAGGCGAAATAGGTAAGCCCGTTATAAAAGTACTGGATATAATAGCACACGTAGTGCTTAAAATGGTTACCTATATTATGTGGGTGGCACCTGTAGGTGTTTTTGGTGCTGTTGCAGGAGCTGTAGCCCTGCACGGGCTCGACATCTGGAAGCTGTATGCCGGTTACCTGGGCGCATTTGCGCTTGGTATCGTATTGCTTTGGGTGGTGTTGCTAACTGTAGGCTACCTTATACTGGGCAAGCGCCTGTTTGTGTTGCTTAAAAGGCTTGCAAGCCCATTGCTTATTGCATTTAGTACTACTAGCAGCGAGGCGGTTTTCCCGAAGCTTACCGAAGAACTGGAGCGCTTTGGCTGCGACCCTAAAATTGTATCGTTTACGTTGCCACTGGGTTATTCATTTAACCTGGACGGCAGTATGATGTATATGACCTTTGCCAGCCTGTTTATTGCCCAGGTATACGGTATAGATATGCCGCTGGAAAAACAGCTGCTTATGCTTATTGTACTAATGCTTACAAGCAAAGGTGTAGCCGGTGTGCCAAGGGCATCGCTTATTGTAGTGGTAGCCACCTGCGCCATGTTTGACATACCTGCGGCAGGCATAGCTTTAATATTACCAATAGACCACTTTTGCGACATGGCGCGCAGTATGACAAATGTGCTGGGCAATGCCCTTGCCACAAGTGCCATAGATAAGTGGGAAAATAAAAACTGA
- a CDS encoding aminopeptidase C: protein MTKFSIKPFIAVALLAGGLNSAVAQDYLVNSVKNNQSANSKDSFVFKDVINIENTPVKNQGSSGTCWSYSANSFLESEMIRLGKQPVEISQIYTARNAYIEKGINYVRMHGAITLGDGGALHDVINMYRKYGALPQSAYTGLNYGTTNNKFGEMAAINEGLLAAVVKNPNGELSPSWQKAYTAVIDSYLGEVPKNFDFKGKKYTPQTFAKEVIGINPDEYVELSSFTDHPYYSQFVMMVPDNWSLDLIYNVKMNELTDIIDNALKNGYTVGWAGDVTEKGFSWKNGVAYIPNKNFADMTAEEKEGLFKGPQTELDITPELRQKAFDNYQTTDDHGMHIVGVSKDQNGKEYYIVKNSWGATNDYKGYLYMTKNFVKYKTTAILLNKGGLPKDLSKKLNITK, encoded by the coding sequence ATGACTAAATTTTCGATAAAGCCATTTATTGCCGTGGCATTATTAGCAGGCGGCCTTAACAGTGCCGTAGCACAGGATTACCTGGTAAACTCAGTAAAAAACAACCAGAGTGCAAACAGTAAAGACTCTTTTGTTTTTAAAGATGTAATAAACATTGAAAACACTCCGGTAAAAAACCAGGGATCAAGCGGTACCTGCTGGAGCTATTCTGCAAACTCTTTCCTTGAAAGCGAAATGATACGCTTGGGCAAGCAGCCGGTAGAGATATCCCAAATCTATACTGCACGTAATGCTTATATTGAAAAAGGTATTAACTATGTGCGCATGCACGGTGCTATTACCCTGGGCGATGGTGGTGCGCTGCACGATGTTATTAATATGTACCGCAAATATGGTGCGCTGCCGCAAAGTGCTTACACAGGTCTTAACTACGGCACTACAAATAATAAGTTTGGCGAAATGGCTGCCATTAACGAAGGCCTGCTTGCCGCTGTGGTTAAAAACCCGAATGGCGAACTTAGCCCTAGCTGGCAAAAAGCCTACACTGCCGTTATAGACAGCTACCTGGGCGAAGTACCTAAAAACTTTGATTTTAAAGGTAAAAAATATACACCGCAAACTTTTGCTAAAGAAGTTATAGGTATTAATCCAGACGAGTATGTAGAGCTTTCATCGTTTACAGATCACCCATATTACAGCCAGTTTGTAATGATGGTACCAGACAACTGGAGCCTAGACCTGATCTATAATGTAAAGATGAATGAACTTACAGACATTATAGACAATGCCCTTAAAAACGGTTATACTGTAGGCTGGGCGGGCGACGTTACTGAAAAAGGTTTTAGCTGGAAAAACGGTGTGGCATACATACCTAACAAGAACTTTGCTGATATGACTGCAGAAGAAAAAGAAGGCTTGTTTAAAGGCCCGCAAACAGAACTGGATATTACGCCTGAACTGCGCCAAAAGGCGTTTGACAACTACCAGACTACCGATGACCACGGTATGCACATTGTAGGCGTTAGCAAAGACCAGAATGGCAAAGAATATTACATTGTTAAAAATTCATGGGGTGCCACTAACGACTATAAAGGCTACCTGTACATGACTAAAAACTTTGTAAAGTACAAAACTACCGCCATACTTTTAAATAAAGGCGGATTACCAAAAGACCTTTCTAAAAAACTGAACATTACAAAATAA